The Mycobacterium sp. EPa45 genomic interval TCTCGACCGCCGCGATCGGCCGCAACGGCGGATCCAGTCAGATCCTCCTGGTCCCCCAGATGATGCTGGTGATGCTGTCGACGGGGATGGCGCCCGTCGATTCGTTTCCCTCCTGGTTGCATGGTTTCGTTCGCTACCAACCTGTTTCGCAGGTAACCGACACCCTGCGCGGCCTCGCCGCAGGCCACGTCGCGGTCGGCAGCCTGGCGAGCAGCTTCGCCTGGTGCCTCGGGCTGCTCGTGGTGTTCGGGGCGATCGCGGTACGGATGCAGAGGCGCACCCAATGACCACGCAAGCGCCGCTGCGCAGTTCACTGCTCAACGAAAGTTGGGTTTTCGCTTGCCAGCACTTCACCCACTGGCGCCGCGATCCGCTGGTGCCGGTCCAATCCCTGGTTTTCCCAACGTTTTTGTTGATTACGTACTACCTCCTGGTCGGCAAGTCGGTGCTGCGAATCACCGGTACCGACAGCCTCTACGGACTGGTGCCGACATGCGCGATAGCCGGAGCATTCTCCGGCTCGCTTGCGGTCGGCCTCACCCTGTCCTTCGAACGCGACACCGGGCTACTCAGCAGGTTGTGGGCGCTGCCGGTGAACCGAGCCAGTGCATTGACTGGTCGGCTCATCGCAGAGGCCGTGCGGACGCTGGTCAGCACTGCCATGATCACCGCGGTCGGCATCGGGCTGGGGCTGCGCTTCCGCGGCGGTCCGCTCGAGTTGCTGCTGTACCTGTTGGTGCCCGTGATGGTGGTGATTGTCTTCGCAATGGCGGTGATCGCCGTCGCGGTTCGCGCGAAGGACGGCACCGTGCTGATCTGGCTCGGGCTGCCCGCGATCACCGCCGTTTTCGCCAGCTCCGGGTCACCTCCGGTGGAATCACTGCCGTCGTGGATGTGGCCGTTACTGCGTTTTCAGCCCATGGAGCCGATCGTCGAATCGATGCGCACGCTGGCTCAAGGCGGCCTCCCGTGGTGGCCACTGCTCTGGGGCGTGCTGTGGACCATTGCCGGCGCTGCGCTCGTCGGCCCGCTGGCCATCCGCGGATACCGGGCCGCGGCCGAATCCGGGGGCGTTCGCGGTTGACGTCAGCCGCGACGGGAGATGGCGAACTTCTCGACCAGGTCGGCTGCGATGGCGACGCTGTCGGCGGGCTTGATCATCGTGTTCGCGAGTTGCCGTGCGCGCTCGGCATATTCGGGGGCGAGGATCGTTCGAAGGTCTTTGACCAACGTCTTCTCGGTGGTGCCCATGAAGCGCCGACCGGTGCCCACCTTGAGCTTCTTGAGCCGGGACCCCCAGCACCCTTGATCGGGCAACATCCACAGGATCAGCGTGGGGCGCCCGGCGCGCAGACCGGCGTTGGTGGTTCCGGCGCCGCCGTGGTGCACGACTGCGCGGCAGGTCGGCAGGATCGTCGCGTAGTTCATCGGTCCGGCGATCTTGACGTGGTCGTAGTGCGGCACGCTGCTGTAGTCGGCCCAGCCGGCGCCCACCAGGGCCCGCTCCCCGACCTGGGCGCACGCCCCGGCGATCATCGCGATGGTTTCCGCCGCGGAGTCCACCGGCATGCTGCCGAAGCTGAAGAAGATCGGTGGTGTGCCGGCGGCGATCCACGATGCGATCTCGGCGTCGTCGGCGGCGGGCAACTCCAGCGTCAATGCCCCGACGAAGGGGCGTTGGGGCGGCTCATGGGCGTTCCACGTCGCCCACTCGTCCGGCAGGCCCGGAAAGCAGAGCGCATCGTAGGCTTGGATTTCCATCGCTGCGCGCGCCGCGATCCGCTGCGTCCAGTGGCCGGTCGCCTTCGGCAAGCCGAGGGCACGCCGTTGGGCGTCGTCGGCGACTTTGTGTCCGCGCCATGTCAGCCACTCCAGCACAGCCATCACCGCGCGGCACAGTGGCGGCGGCAGGAAGGGCATTTGAAAACCGTTGACCCGTAACGGGAAGATTTGCAGCGTCGCCAGCGGTGTGCCGCAGTACTCGGCGACGTTCGCGGCGACACCCTCGTAGTTCAGGCCGGTGACGAGTAGGTCGGCCCCGTGCGCCAACGACAGAAGCGTCTTCGACGCCTGCTCCCGATACTCGTCCAGCGGTGCGGCGAACGCACCCAGCAATCGGTTCAGCTCCGCGGCCTTCCATGGCTTGCTGAACAACAGATTCCAGAACTCGTGGTGCGGGTCGTCGACCTCTTTCAGTGTCGGGCCGAAGGCGACCGCCTTGGGCCCGGCGGACTCCGCGAACGCGATCATTTCGGGCGCGACAACGAGGTGCACGTCATGCCCGCGGCGCACCAGCTCCCGGCCGATCGCGGCGAACGGTTCCACTTCGCCGCGCGTACCCCAGTTCGCCAGCACGAATTTCATCGCGGGTCCTACCCCTTGCCGTCCCCGGCGGGATGTTCCAGGTACCACGGATTGGCGCGCGCCCACTCGATGGTGCGGCGAATGCCCTCTTCCACGTCTATCTTCAATTGCCAGCCCAGCTCGCGCTGTGCCTTCGTCGAGTCCGGAATGCGACGCGGAATGTCTTCGTAGCGACCGCCGAAACGTGCTGCGGTGTCGACCGCCTCGGCGCTGGACACCCCGTCGACACTGGCGATCTTGATGGCCAGTTCCACAGCGTCCCGCATGGTCGTCTCTACCATGCTGCCGACGTTGAACGCCTCACCGATCGCCGCATCGCTGTCTGCGGCGAGCAGAGTGCCGGCGACCGCGTCGTCGACGTAGGTGAAGCACCGGGTCTGGTCACCACTGTCGTAGAGCAACGGCTGGCAACCGTTGAGAATCCGGTGGATTGTCTGCGACACCACGAAAATCGGATTCTGCCGCGGGCCATACACATTGAAGTAGCGGACAACAGTCACCGGCAGGCCGTGGGCGGCATGCATGGCGAAGACCAGATGCTCGGCCATGCCCTTGCTGGTGCTGTAGCTCCAGCGCGCGGTTTTCGTCGAGCCAAGTACCCGGTCGTCATCCTCGGCGAACGGAGGCTTGGGATTTTTGCCGAACACCTCGGAGGTGCTGGCGAACACGATGCGAATCCCGTTGCGCTGGCTCAACTCGAGCACGTTGCGGGTCCCGATCACGTTGACGTCGAGGACCTGAAGCGGGTCGTTCATGTAGTTTTTGACGCCGACCACCGCGGCCAAGTGGAACACCGTGTCGACGTCGGGAGTCAACGCCTTTTCCAGCGCCGCCAGGTCGGTGACATCGCCCTGAACGAAGCGGAAGTTGGGATGCGCGTCGAAATCGATACTGGTGTCACGGGTGTTCTTCGCGAAGTCGAAAATGGTGACGCTGTCGCCGCGGTCCAGCAGTGCGGACACCAGATGCGATCCGATGAAGCCGTAGCCGCCCGTCACGACGACATTGGACATAGTTGCTCTTTCGTTGAACGTGTGGTTTTGAGGAGACCCGCGGCCGGCTACCGGCCGATCCCCTTATAGATGAAGCCCGCGGCCCGCGCGGCTGCCGGGTCGAAACTGTTGCGTCCGTCCAGAAATACGCATTGATCGGCTGCGAGGTCGGCGAGCCGGACCAGCGGGATCTGGTGGAATTCTCGATGCCCTGCCAGAACGACGAGCGCATCAGCATCCTTGACGGCGGATTCGATATCCGGGCTCAGCGGGATCTTCGTGACAGTGTGTGCTTCCTCCTCCGGCACCCACGGGTCATGGACGGTGAGCTCGCAGCCGGACTCCTCGAGAAGCGCGACAACGTATTTCGTGGGTGTGAGCCGGCAGTCACCGGTGTTGTTCTTGAACGCGATCCCCAGCACGGCGATCTTGCTGTCTTCGATCTTCTTGCCCTGATCGGCGAGGAGCGCAGTGAGCAATCCGTAGGTGTAGCTGGGCATCGTGTCGTTGACGGTCCGCGAAGTCCGCGGCACGTTCAACTCCAGGCCGAGTGTCTCACCGAGGTGGTTGACAAACCACGGGTCCTTCGTGAGGCAGTAACCGCCCACACCCATGCTCGGAGACAGGATGTTGACGTTGTGGGTGCCTTTCGGCATCGAGTTCGCCGCGGCGATGACCTGAAGAACGTCCATGTCGAGGCGGTCGCAGACTTTGGCCAATTCGTTGGCCATCGCGATGTTGAGGTCGATCCACAGGTTGTCGGCGAGCTTGACCATCTCGGCCGTCCGCGGATCCTCGACAATGATGGATTCCAGCCCCAGACCGTGGCGCCACAGGGTGGCGCAGCTGCGGGCGCTGCGCTCGTCGACCGCACCGACCACGACGGGGATCGAGGTGAGCTCCCGGATGGCCTGCCCTTCGGCCAGCCGCTCGGGGCAGAACGCCAACCCGAAGTCGACCCCGGCCTTGAGGCCCGACGCCTCTTCAAGGATCGGCCGCACGAGAGTCTCGGTGGTGTCAGGTGGCACCGTGCTCTTGAGGATGACCAGGTGGCCGGCGCGCAGGTGCTCGCCCACCGCCCGCGCCGCCGCCTTGATGTCGTCGACGATCGGCTCGTAGTCCGGACCTAGCGGCGTGCCGACGGTGACGATGATGAAGTCGTTGTCGGCGATGACGCTGAAGTCCGACGTGGCGCGCAGCCGTCCGACCTGAACACTTTCGGCGACGAGCTCACCGAGTCCCGGCTCCGGCACGCTGGTGCGGCCCTGGTTGATCTCGTCGACGATGTTCGGTCTCACGTCGATACCCGTCACCGGCCAGCCGCGGTCAGCCAGGACAGCGCCGATCACAGTGCCGATGTACCCGAAACCCACCACCGCGATTCCGGCCCGCATACCGCGGACCAGCAAGTCGACCTCGGCATCGCTTTGTCCGAACGCGCCTCTAACCATCGCCGTTCCTAGCTCCTTCAAACTTCCCCGTGCGCGTCCTGGAATTAACCGGGCCTCACGACCAGGCGGGTCGCTCGGCAGCCTAATCCAATATTGACGGGTCCGACCCGAAATTCGAATGGCCGGGACAAGTGATCAGGTGCGGCAACGTAGGCGCGCAAATTCCTCGACCCGATCGGCAGCAGCAGCGACACTATCGGCGCGTGTCGTCATCCGCGGGGCGATGTCGCGAGCCCTGGCGGCGTACTCCGGGGTGAGAATCCGCCGCAAGTCCTTGACCAGCGAATTTTCGGTAGTGGTGGAGAAGCGGCGCCCAGCGCCCACCTTCAGCCGCTTGAGCTGTGCAGCAAAGAACGGCTGATCTGGCAACGTCCAGAGCACCAATTGAGGAACCCCCGCCCGCAGGCACGCGGCCAGGGTGCCGGAGCCGCCGTGGTGCACGACCGCGCGGCAACGCGGGAAGATCGTCGCGTAGTTGACTTGCCCGACCACCTTCACATGGTCGAACTTTGGAACGTTGCTGTAATCGGTCCCACCCGCGCCGACGATGGCACGCTCACCCAGCCGCGAGCAGGCCGCGGCGATCATGGCGATCGTGTCGGCCGGCGCTCCGATCGGCACGCTGCCGAATCCGAAGAAGATCGGCGGCGATCCCTCGGCGATCCACGCCGTGACCTCGTCGTCGGCGTCCGTCGGCGCCGCCATCGCCAAGGCTCCGACGAACGGCCTGCTCACTGCCCGCGGCCGATTCCACTTCGCCCACTCGGCTGACAGACCCGGGAAGACCAGCTCGTCATAGGCCTGAATCTCCAGTGACCCTCGCTCGGCGATCCTGCGCGCAGCGGGCCCGGTGGCCCTGGGCAATCCCAGTTCGCGGCGCTGCGTGTCCTCGTCGTCCCGGGTTCCGCGCCACGCCGTCCGCTCGTTGACCGTCATCGCCATCCGGCTCAGCGGCGACGGCAGCAGCGGCAGCAGCTTGCCGTGCACCCGATACGGGAAGTAATGCAGGGTGACCAGCGGAATGTCGTAGGCCTCCGCGACGTTGGCGGCGGGCTGCTCGAAGATCAGACCGGTGAGCAACAGGTCGGCGCCCTGCGCCACGGTGGCCAGGGTCCTGGTCATCTCGGCCCAGCAGTCCGCGGCGAACCGGGCAGTCTCGGCCGCCATCCGGTTCAGCTCTCGGAGCTTCCACGGTG includes:
- a CDS encoding glycosyltransferase, with product MKLVLSSYGGRGDIEPAVVVGRELLRRGHDVRMVVPPNLVEFAEAAGLPAVAYGLDSTDILELQWKYFTCYGRTPWKLRELNRMAAETARFAADCWAEMTRTLATVAQGADLLLTGLIFEQPAANVAEAYDIPLVTLHYFPYRVHGKLLPLLPSPLSRMAMTVNERTAWRGTRDDEDTQRRELGLPRATGPAARRIAERGSLEIQAYDELVFPGLSAEWAKWNRPRAVSRPFVGALAMAAPTDADDEVTAWIAEGSPPIFFGFGSVPIGAPADTIAMIAAACSRLGERAIVGAGGTDYSNVPKFDHVKVVGQVNYATIFPRCRAVVHHGGSGTLAACLRAGVPQLVLWTLPDQPFFAAQLKRLKVGAGRRFSTTTENSLVKDLRRILTPEYAARARDIAPRMTTRADSVAAAADRVEEFARLRCRT
- a CDS encoding ABC transporter permease is translated as MTTQAPLRSSLLNESWVFACQHFTHWRRDPLVPVQSLVFPTFLLITYYLLVGKSVLRITGTDSLYGLVPTCAIAGAFSGSLAVGLTLSFERDTGLLSRLWALPVNRASALTGRLIAEAVRTLVSTAMITAVGIGLGLRFRGGPLELLLYLLVPVMVVIVFAMAVIAVAVRAKDGTVLIWLGLPAITAVFASSGSPPVESLPSWMWPLLRFQPMEPIVESMRTLAQGGLPWWPLLWGVLWTIAGAALVGPLAIRGYRAAAESGGVRG
- a CDS encoding NAD(P)-dependent oxidoreductase translates to MSNVVVTGGYGFIGSHLVSALLDRGDSVTIFDFAKNTRDTSIDFDAHPNFRFVQGDVTDLAALEKALTPDVDTVFHLAAVVGVKNYMNDPLQVLDVNVIGTRNVLELSQRNGIRIVFASTSEVFGKNPKPPFAEDDDRVLGSTKTARWSYSTSKGMAEHLVFAMHAAHGLPVTVVRYFNVYGPRQNPIFVVSQTIHRILNGCQPLLYDSGDQTRCFTYVDDAVAGTLLAADSDAAIGEAFNVGSMVETTMRDAVELAIKIASVDGVSSAEAVDTAARFGGRYEDIPRRIPDSTKAQRELGWQLKIDVEEGIRRTIEWARANPWYLEHPAGDGKG
- a CDS encoding nucleotide sugar dehydrogenase, encoding MVRGAFGQSDAEVDLLVRGMRAGIAVVGFGYIGTVIGAVLADRGWPVTGIDVRPNIVDEINQGRTSVPEPGLGELVAESVQVGRLRATSDFSVIADNDFIIVTVGTPLGPDYEPIVDDIKAAARAVGEHLRAGHLVILKSTVPPDTTETLVRPILEEASGLKAGVDFGLAFCPERLAEGQAIRELTSIPVVVGAVDERSARSCATLWRHGLGLESIIVEDPRTAEMVKLADNLWIDLNIAMANELAKVCDRLDMDVLQVIAAANSMPKGTHNVNILSPSMGVGGYCLTKDPWFVNHLGETLGLELNVPRTSRTVNDTMPSYTYGLLTALLADQGKKIEDSKIAVLGIAFKNNTGDCRLTPTKYVVALLEESGCELTVHDPWVPEEEAHTVTKIPLSPDIESAVKDADALVVLAGHREFHQIPLVRLADLAADQCVFLDGRNSFDPAAARAAGFIYKGIGR
- a CDS encoding glycosyltransferase — translated: MKFVLANWGTRGEVEPFAAIGRELVRRGHDVHLVVAPEMIAFAESAGPKAVAFGPTLKEVDDPHHEFWNLLFSKPWKAAELNRLLGAFAAPLDEYREQASKTLLSLAHGADLLVTGLNYEGVAANVAEYCGTPLATLQIFPLRVNGFQMPFLPPPLCRAVMAVLEWLTWRGHKVADDAQRRALGLPKATGHWTQRIAARAAMEIQAYDALCFPGLPDEWATWNAHEPPQRPFVGALTLELPAADDAEIASWIAAGTPPIFFSFGSMPVDSAAETIAMIAGACAQVGERALVGAGWADYSSVPHYDHVKIAGPMNYATILPTCRAVVHHGGAGTTNAGLRAGRPTLILWMLPDQGCWGSRLKKLKVGTGRRFMGTTEKTLVKDLRTILAPEYAERARQLANTMIKPADSVAIAADLVEKFAISRRG